GATAGCAGAGCAATTTGAATCCTTGAATTTCCACTACCCATTTATGAAACGACCATGCATACATTAATTCTCTGTAGAAACTCGGGAATTCAAGATAGATTCTTCGAGCGCAACGTTGCGCTTCTTCCAGAAATTTTTCCGGCTGATCCATATGTTCCAGAACATGAGACACAAACAAAACATCACAGGATTGATCCTTCAGCGGGATCCGCAGCGCGTCGGCTTGCACCATTGGCGCTACCGGTTTGACATTCCCCCATCGCTCCAGGTTTTCGAAAGGGAACTTTTCTAGAATCAATTTGGTGCCGGGAAAGGGCGCGGGACCTGATCCGATTTCAACAACAAAGTCATCTTTCGTTATCGCCAATCGTTTCAAGACATCGGATCTTCTCATGGATCAGTCTTGCCATGCCAGCCGAAGACGCGTAAACAAATCCGGCTGCAAAAAAACCAGACAGGCGGCAAACAGAGCAGGCACGGATATTGCGAGAATCAAGGGATGAACTCCAGGAAAATTCCAGTAAATCAGGAGTGACAAAATCGTTGGTGCCAGCGGTTTTATCAGATGCTTTATCAGCGGGACCACGGTCACGTAGCGCCTCACGAAATACCAGGCCAGGATTCCTTTCACAAGAAGCGCACCGAGAATCGCGAGCGCCGCGCCGATGATCTGGTAACGTAAAATCAAAGGAGGGCTCAGCAGGAGACTGGCTGCCAGCGCTGCAAGAAAACTAATCATGTGAAATTTTTGCAAATTCCACCCGACGAGTGTGTAGCTGTAGTGTCCTGTAATCATCATCGCCACAAGCACCCAGATGAGAATCTGGAAAGTTGTGACAGCTTTTTGGTACTGAGTGCCGAAAATGAATGTCAGGATGAACTCGGCGAAAATCGTTGCCATGGTGCCCGCGCATAAAGAGGTCCAGCAGGATAGTGCCAGCGAGCGGTTGAGGAGTTTACGCAAAACGTCCGTGGATTCTTGCGTGGCCTGGGCAAGTGAGGGAAGTAAATTGTAAAAATAAAGGAAGACGAACGTGTGCATCGCCATGATCGGGCGATGCGCCGCTGCAAACCAACCGAGGGAACGGCCACCCACGATCAGACCCAATATGACTGTGGATGAGTACCAGATGAAAGCCCAGGAAAGCTCGCTGAAGCCAATGGGCGCAGATTGCAAAAAACCCTGTTTGAAAGTTTCAGAATTCCAGCGAAATTGAAAGCCACCCATCACCCGCCGCACAGTCAAAATGATGAAGAGAACCACAGCAGCAACAGAAATGCATTCGATCCATCCAATCGCGAGCAGGTCTTTCGGCTGGCGAATGATGGCGAATATAAGAAACGAAAA
Above is a genomic segment from bacterium containing:
- a CDS encoding flippase encodes the protein MTSLKRLASNYSLLVAGEALSKFFSFVAFMYLARILGPKAYGYMEFTLAVMVFFTLFVDMGSGPWGARRIPQNPENIPETITSVLLVRSLLALVGFVLLYLFSRGIAEELPRKLLLIYGITLFAIPGFLQWVFQGLQNMRWVAWATVVRQFFFSFLIFAIIRQPKDLLAIGWIECISVAAVVLFIILTVRRVMGGFQFRWNSETFKQGFLQSAPIGFSELSWAFIWYSSTVILGLIVGGRSLGWFAAAHRPIMAMHTFVFLYFYNLLPSLAQATQESTDVLRKLLNRSLALSCWTSLCAGTMATIFAEFILTFIFGTQYQKAVTTFQILIWVLVAMMITGHYSYTLVGWNLQKFHMISFLAALAASLLLSPPLILRYQIIGAALAILGALLVKGILAWYFVRRYVTVVPLIKHLIKPLAPTILSLLIYWNFPGVHPLILAISVPALFAACLVFLQPDLFTRLRLAWQD